TCAACCTGAGTGTATCCTTTGGCAACGAGCCGAGCTTTGTAGCGCTCGATAGATCCGTCGGCtttgagtttggttttgaaaacccatttgcacCCAATGGGTTTCTTACCAGGAGGGAGGGGCTCAAGAGTCCAGGTGGAATTAGCTTCTAAAGCACGAAGTTCAGCAGTCATTGCCTCACGCCAGTGAGAGTGGCGAATAGCAGCAGTGTAACAAGAGGGTTCAGGACAAGATGTAAGAGCATTCAAATAAGTAATATGTGAAGGAGAAAAACGggaatatgaaagaaaagcGGACAAAGGATGAGCAGTACCTGAAGCCGGTGAAGCAGGTGTAGATGTCGGGGGCTCTGTATGTAAGGTGGGACAAACATAGTCGTGAAGATAGGCAGGTCGAGTAATAGTGCGACGAGGGCGAGGAGCGGGAGGAGATGGACTAGGTAAGGGCGTGGGGTTAGATGAATCAGGAGAGATGGGAGAAACAGCAGAGTCAGGAGGATTAGGAGAAATAGGGTCAGGGACGGGAAGAGGGATGATGGAGGTGGGAGGAGGTAGAGTGGCAGGAAGATCTTGGAAAGGGAATGTGTGTTCGTGAAAAGTGACATCACGAGAGTAGAAGATGGACTGGGTCTGGAGATTGTAGAGCTTATAGGCTTTATGGGTGCTCGGGTAGCCAAGGAAGACGCATTTAGTGGCACGGGGGGAAAATTTGTCGCGGTGAGCGCGAAGTGTTTGTGCATAACAAAGGCAACCAAAGACACGAAGATGGTCATAATTAGGAGTTTTATTGAACAGAAGTTCAAAAGGGGATTTATTTTGGAGAGTGCGGCTAGGGGTGCGATTAATGAGGTAGGTTGCGGTGAGCACACAATCACCCCAAAAAGTGAGAGGTAAGTGTGCTTGAAAACGAAGACTGCGAGCAACATTTAGAAGGTGCCGGTGTTTACGCTCCGCAAcgccattttgttggggagtctCAACACAGGTACGTTCATGAATGATGCCGTGTGTGTGTAGGTAGGTTTgaaaatgatgggaaagaaattcTTGTCCATTATCAGTTCGAATAATTTTGACTGTGGTATTAAATTGATTACGGACAAGGGCGAAGAAGTGCGTTAAATGGGTGTAAGCCTCAGATTTAAAACGCATAAGATAAACCCATGTGGTGcgagaaaaatcatcaacaattgtgAGAAAATAATGGGCGCCACATAAGGATGTCGTGTGATAACcaccccaaatatcacaaaaaatGCGATTAAAACGAGAATCACTTTTATTGGCATAATTTGAAAAAGGTAATCTAGTATGTTTAGAACGAGCACAAACATCACATTCAGAAACATCACATGGAGAATTAAAAAGACTGGGAATGATAAAACTGGAGGGATGACCTAGACGTTGATGCCATAAGGTCTTATTAGCAGTGGTTTGAGCAGCAAAAATGATGGAAGTGTCCGGGCGATACACATAGAGCCCATTGCATAGATCACCCGCTCCAATCGGCTTCATCGATTGAGAGTCCTGAATTAAACaagaattagaagaaaaattaataagaCAAGAGTTATGGAGGGTAATTTGGGAAACTGAAAGTAAATTAAAGGATAGAAGGGGAACAAAAAAAACATTATGTAAAGTGAGAGAAGGAGAAAGGCGGCAAGAGCCGAAGCCTTCGGCTGGGATTTCTTGCCCGGATGGAAGCCGAATGTGGTGAGGAGTGAGAAGTGGTTGCAGATCGGTGAGGGCATTCCGCTGGTGACAGATGTGGTGGCTCGCACCACTGTCTATGATCCAGTGAAGATGCCGATTAAAGGTAAAATCGGATGAGGAGAAAGTATTACCAGCAAAAGTTGCAGGGGATGGGTCGGCCGGGACAGGCGATGGGGCTAGGAGCTTGAGGAGCTTCTGATATAGCTCCGGAGGAAGAGAAACAAGGTTGGCCGACGCAGAAGGAGGGAGAGAAACCGAGTTGGCAGCCGACGGAGGTGGCCCTAAAAGGGACGGCCTGGGTTTGGTGATCCGAGGTTCTCGGCCTGGGGGGTACCCGATGAGGGTCCAGCAACGGTCACGGGTGTGACCGTCTTTGCCACATGCGGTGCACTTCAGAGGAGGACGGGGTCGACTGGTGGTGCGGGTGGCCATGACCATGGTCTCGGACGACATTGGTTGGAGGTTGAGAAGCCTCTGTTGTTCTTCCTGAAACAAGATTGAAAAAACTTTACCGATAGATGGAAGTGGGTCCATTGCCAGAATCTGAGTGCGAAGAGGAGCAAAGGTATCGTTGAGCCCAAGGAGAAATTGAAAAACACGTTCATCATCAGCTTGCCGTTGCATGTCTTTGAGGTCAGTGGCGGTTTGGAGATGACTAAGTTCATCCCATAATTGTTTGATTTGGTTGAAATAGTCATGGACAGAGGTTGTGTTTTGATGCAGGGAGGAAAGGGCTCGTTTGAGGTGGTAAATGCGGGCATTGTTTCCATGACAGAAACGGGAAGAGAGGTCGAGCCAGACAGCGCGGGGATCGGTATGATATTCAAGGGAATTGGCAAGGGAAGGGCTGATGGAGTTGAGGAGCCAGGTAAGGACCATATCCTTTGTTTGATTCCACTGAGTATATTCGGGTTTGGTAGGTTCAGGGGGTATGAGGGTGCCATCGATAAAACCAAGTTTATTTTTGGCATTAAGGGCTCGGGTGATGGCTTTTTGCCATTTGGGGTAGTTGTCGCCGGTGAGAAGACCATTGACAAGAAGTAGACTAGGAGAATCGGAGGGATGGAGAAGATAAGAGGAGGGAATGGCTAGAGTGTTGTTCTCGGCCATGGCTGGATCTTTTTGTTaggctgataccatgttaagaatTGAAAAGTAGATAGAATTGAGCTACGTGAATTGTTTATTTCATATCAAACTATACAAATAAATAGGCATACAATAGGTTATGTAAGGAAAGTTTATACAAAAGGAAAGTAAACTAATGTGATGGAGACCTAAAATTAAGCTAATTACAGAAATTGTGCAAGTCTTGATATGGTAAGAAAACTGTCAATGGATAGCTGTCAATACTTAATAATCTCTTCCAATATTCAAGTACAAGAAGCAAGCAGTAGAAATTTGTAGTGGTgaaagaaaattgtaaaaagttCAAAACTTCCTAGCTCCCAAAGCAAGATCCTCGTCCACCACAACAACACAAGTGCACATGTCAAGCTTCAGCCTCAGGGACTCATCCGCGGCAATGGAAGAAGTAGCATCAAAATCTGTGGAACTACCTCAACAAATCATGATTTCCAGTGGTCTCACCATCAAGATAGCACCTAGTTGCAAAAGAGCAGGCGTAGAGACTGGTGTTCCCTGTAGTTCTAATTTAGATTTGCCATctccaaacataaaaaactCAATGGAATCATCCCCATACAACTCTCCCTCCCTTGTGTCGCCATCTTCATCAGCATTTGTTTTAGTCTTGCAGTCACCTTACATATCCCCAAGGGCCATGACCCCAAAACTACAAGAAAACCAAACTCCCCTTACCCTTCCATCACCAGCGGTCTCATTGGCCGGTGATGTTTACATTGGCTTCCATGGCCAAAACCCCAACCTAGTGCGCTTCTCTAAGTGGCTTAAGTCGGAGCTTGAGCTTCAGGGAATTGCTTGTTTTGTTGCGGACAGAGCGAAGTACTCTGATAGTCAGAGCCACGAGATTGCTGACCATGTTATCTGATCCGTCACATATGGGGTTGTGGTTGTGAATAATTCCAGTTTTCTAAACCATCTCAACTTAGAGGAGATGAGATTCTTTGCTCAGAAGAAGAACTTGATTCCACTCTTCTTCCACATGGGACCGGCTCAGATCATGGGCCTTCTCAACTATAATTTCATTGATAAAGAATGTAAAGAGGCAATGGATGGACTTACCAAGTGCAATGAATTCAGGCTAGAAGCCAATGAGGGTAACTGGAGAAGCTGTGTAACCAAAACTGCTGGTGTTCTACGAACAAAGCTTGGTCGCAATGGTGTGGCCGAGAAAGATGGGGTAGTAGAAGGATTTGATGAGATACCCTTCTCGAGAAATAGATTTTTTGTTGGAAGAGAAAAGGAACTTTCGGAGGTTGAAATTCTCTTATTTGGATGTGGGGATTGTTAGGAGCAAGTTTGTTCTGCGCATGCCATCAGGGGAGAAGCCACTGGGCAATCTGAAGGCCTGGCAGATGAGGAAAGCGACGTGGTTATGACTAGAGGAGCGGGGAGATACATCAGTTTGGAGATGGGTAAGAGCAAAGAACCAATTTTGGAGGCTTGGATAGAGCCAGTTTTAGGAAGGAATTCATTTGAGAGGTGTAAGTACAAGAAATCCAAGAGTTTGGGCAGTAATGTGATTTGCATAAATGGGGTTCCTGGCATTGGTAAAACGAACCTTGCACTAGAATTTGCTCACATGTATTCACAAAGGTATAAGAAGGTTTTGTGGGTTGGTGGGGAAGCTCGATACTTTGGGCAACACATGTtgaatctctctctcaatttggGATTGGATGTAACCGCTGATGCTGAAAATGAAAGGGGGCACATTTGGAGCTTTGAGGAATAAAAATTTGAGGCTTTCAAGAGAATCAAGAAGGAGCTATTCCGGGACATGCCTCACTTACTGATTATTGATAATCTTGAGACGGAGAAAGACTGGTGGGAAGGAAAGGATTTGCATGATTTGATCCCAAGGAACACTGGAGGGTCTCATGTGAATATTACAACTACGCTATCCAAGGTAATGAATTTTGATACAGTGCAGCTTCCTCCATTGCCATTGTCTGACGCAATGGTTTTGATAAGAGGTAGAAGGGAGAAAGACTATACAGCTGGTGAGTTagaatttttggaaaaatttgatGAGAAGCTGGGAAGGTTGAGCTATGGTTTGTGGTTGATTGGATCACTACTGTCTGAACTTGCAATTGGCCCTGCTTCTCTCTTTGAAGCTATAAACTAGGTGCCACTCAATGATGGTTCTCTTATGAGCAACACTGAAGAACAGtattggaagaaaaataatttcctCATGAAAGTGCTACAATTTTGCTTCTCAATCTTACATCAAATTAATGGCAGAAGGAACCTTCTTTCCTCAAGAATGCTTCTAGCCAGTGGTTGGTTCACCCCACACCCATTTCAGCAAGTTTGCTCGCTGCTGCAGCAAAGAAAATGCCTGCCATGGGAAACCGTTTCAAGAAGTGGACCAAATGCGTAGCTCTCACATTTGGGTGCTGTGCTATTTTAGCACCTCAAACTTGCAAGAGCGAGGAAGACTCGGCCATAATTCTGGTTAGATTGGGGCTAGCACGAAGAGCCAACAAACAGACAGGATGTTGGATCCAGTTGCATCCCATAATGCAGATATTTGCAAGAACAAAAGAAGATTTGCAAGCTGCCGAAGCCACAATTCAAGGTGTGAGGAAAACGGGAAATCCATTAGCCAACTCAAACCATCTATAGGCTTCAGCTTTCCTTGTTTTTGGATTCAAATCCAAACCCCCACTCGTCCAATTAAAGGCAATTGAGATGGTTTTATACGTCAAAAGAACAACTCTCCCTCTCGCAATTCAAGCCTTCAAAACCTTCTTAAGGTGCAACTTGGCATTGGAGCTATTAAAGGTGTGCACAAATGTACTTGAAGAAGCAGAGAAATCGTTTGTCTCTTGGATACAAGATTGGTGTCATGGGTCACTTTGTTGGAAGAAAAAATGTCAAGGTAATCAAAGGGTAGACGAGTATGTGTGGCAGGATATGACATTGTTGAAAGCTACGTTACTCGAGACTAGAGCAAAGTTGCTGTTGAGAGGTGGCATTTTGTCGGTAGTGAAGACCTCTGCAGAacttgtattagtattagaatggTGATGCTCGGACATAACCATGCCCAAACCTTGGCTGCTCAAGAGACATTGGCCAAGCTAGTGAGGATGAGGAGCAAGATATGAATTATGAAGTTGCCTAACATCAAAATAATGAATCCCGCGTTTTGGAGAACTCATGTATCAGTTATAATTAGCATACTTGCTCATAAATTTCTCTCAGGATACTAGCAATTCACGTTCAATTGAAACTTCCTATTAAAATAGTTTGATCAAAGACCAAAAATATGTCCATATCTCTCTGAATGTATCGACTTAAATTTCAAGCAGAAACTCTCATGTAGAGGTGACTGGTCTTGCATATGACTTACCAACCAGACTATGTTATCATCCAAATTCAACTAAAAATTACATCCTGATCAATCGAAGAGTACGGGAGTTGATAATGGTTACTTTGTACGTCTTTTCCAAATGATCACAGGTCCCATGTTGATGAAAGTTAACTTGTCGAGAATAACATTTTTGTAGCATGTAGCCATTCTTGGCAGAGAAGAGAGCACAGAAGTAAATTGGGAATTGGGTACACAATTCTATTCCACATATCCCAACAAATCTAGAATCACAAAAATTTAAGAGTTAACTAAGAATTTAAATCTTTGCAAAGTTTATCATAGGAATCCCACAGTCTCTACTTatctaaattttttaacttttcagaaATTTTTCACAACCGTGAATGAATATAAATCGCTACCTATACGGAATACTAAACGTTACTAAATTTCTAAAAGGACTTGCTAAAACTCTCAAGTTACTTAAATTCATACTATGAAAATagctttaataattatttagttaTCTCAAATCTAATAAATACTATCATCATTAAATGTATATTCTTAACTtattataatatgattttatcaaatatggcaacacaacttaaaattatttaaaaaactaaCTTAATCGTATTTAAAACTCATATCTCTATAAACTATTCTTGAAATCATAATTTAATACTACTAACATATAATGTAGTAGGAAatcataaatttcttaaaaaatagtaGTTCATAAAATATCCTTAATAAtacttatattaaaaatcattcTAAACTACTAATCATATCTAATTTAAAACCATCAtagatttatttcatataataggcttaaagtatttaaaataaaagattaaacaCTTACAATTTACTaccaaaatcaaattataaaattagtactaaataatataattgaagCCGTTAAATATTTTCTGTGAAATCAAGTATATTGGCTAATATATTTATCCAAGCAAAATTATGCATAATTTGAAAATACTAAACATAacccaaattaaaataatacattAGTTTCTTAATAAAACCCATTAAAACCTgctaacataattttttataaaatacaacAAATCCAATTTAAACATCAAGCTCATATGAAGCCAGCTCATTTAAAATGTTCCAATAGTTTCTGAATTAATAGCCTATCTATACTTACAATTTAcaacttaataaaataattacatcaaattcaaataatgtaaacaacaaaaaaatcatttagtaaaataaacatttaaaagtatttagaataaaatcaaaagtttattatttactgttgaaattaattgtaaattacttaataatttaatttgaatctataaatataaattcttaTACTTCAAACAAAGCCCAAGTAAACAAGTTTAATATAAAAGTCAGCCCAATATGGAGGAACCATCTTATAGACAAGGGCgttttggaaaaataaatcaTCAACATGCCTGGGCTTGTAAGGCTGGAGTTAcaagaagaaatttgaaattattaatattaagaaaaaaaaaaaaaaaaaaaaacctccagTTCAAAACTGTGCAATAGAGGAGGCATACTCACAGGGAGAGGAGAGGCAGGACGGGGCAATGAGCTGGGCTAAGGTTGACGGTGGTGAGCGCAGCGGCACgacactgagagagagagagagagagggaacggAGGGAGAAAGAGCATGGCGTGAGGAAAAACTTTACCGCACAGAAGGGAAAGAGAGTACAAGCTGTGTGTGATGGTGTAGCGAGAGGCACGCAATAGATCTGCGGTGAAGGGAAGTTCCTGGCAGCGATTTTTGTGGAGGTTGTCTAGTTCACAGCAACACTGGGCACGTGGTATTGTCGTTGCCATTGGTTTACGCATGGTGAAGTGGCATAATCGTAGGTAGTTATCCATGACTGCTGCGGCATGGAGGAGAGGATGAGTTgtaaccgagagagagagaaagagagagagagctgattGTGGTGGTTCCAGCTCAGGGCAATGCCTTGTGAGGTGGTTTAGTGGTGCAGTGGTTGCTCTGTTTTTGGGGAGTAAAAACAGAGGCTTGTTTTTGTTGGCTCATGGTGTTGCAGTGTGGGTTGGTGGTGCAGAGGCAGCAGTGCACGACAGGGCTTTTCCATGgtgggtttttgtttttctttggacAATGGGATGTGGAGTACGACTGTGGTGGTTTGTGTGCTACTTGGGGCTTCTGAAAGTGGAGGAGCATGCATGGTTGTGGTTGCAAAACAGGGAGGATGGGAGTCAGCAGGCGTGCAATGGAAGGACCTTCTCTCTATATATGTGTGAGCAGGCTTGCGGTTTTGGGGTTGACGTGGAGGAGAGAGTGCCATGTTTCGGGGTGGTTGAAGCTTGAACGGGGATTGCGTTTTGATGCTCTGAACGTGGAGGAGGTTTCCGGAGGTTTTTCCTGGCGTGCGCTAGTGCGGTGCAACCACAGTGCATCACGGTGAAAGGGGAGGCATTGGAGAAATATCATGCAGAATAAGGGGTGGTGGTTGGCTATGGAAACTTGAGGGGCAACAAAACTAATTTTGGTATCAAAGATAGAGATAAAATGATGAGGGAGAGCATTTGTTGAGAGAAATAAAGATGTGGGTAACAGGACAAAAAATTGTTGATGAAAAGAAGAGGGAGTGGAAACTATCGGGGGTGGGGAGAGAAGAgggaggaaaaataaaaataaaaataaaaatctgctTATAAAATGAACAACGCCATTTTCCTGAACTATTGAGCTTCTCTACGGGACTGGGTTAAGATTTGGGCTGGGTGTTACACAAAATAAGATCAACTTATCTTCAACAGTCAACACTgttctctctttcctctcaaaAAATATCTAGCATATGGTATACAgtaaaagttttgaatataaATAGTGAATCTAaaccttattttatttaattaaatattttatatgttagaCTCATTTATTGTGAAAGAGTCTAATCCATATGTAaaagaatttattaaaaatataatacaaataattaaaatcgatctcttcttattaatttaaacttttaaaataagtaataatttcacaatatctatattttttgaAGCCTCAGAATGAGTTACTTCATCTAAAATTGCCTTAAATGCCTATGAATTTAGTCATTTAAGCTTAAACTAATTTGAGAGGTTATATCAATAAATCTTAGAcggtttcaaattttaaaagccCGGATcactttatattttttcttttataacatTTGATCGATTACTTTTTCATTTCTAATTCATATTTAGGGTTTGAGGTTGCATTAGAAGtcttaaaaaattcttaaatagTATTGAAAGCTctataatagaaaaattaaattatttggatattaaatatatattaaagtattttttaatctcaaataagttgAAAAGTATGATTGAGGAAAATCATCATTTTGATGCTATTCTTCAAACGTGTTTTCTTAGATAATTCGAAATGTAATTCAAATTGAAAGCTctataatagaaaaattaagttgtttggatattacatattaaaatattttttaatctcaaataagttgAAAAGTATGTTTGAGAAAACACAAACGTATTTTTGCAAATAATCcgaaatataatttaaattttaaaaaggccGTCAATAGGTGAAAATAATcatacaatttttaaataattacaacttttaaactttttaaaatataatcacaatctttaaaaaattaaataaatgtcaTTTCTATTTCAgaaattatctttttaatttattttttaacgaatgtaacatgtttgaaagttcTTTAAATATATGGTTACCATGCAAAtagttaataatattttaataatataagttattatttaaactataagttaaattttttaccGTAATTTCAAACATACATTTAACGAGTGCCTGACTATATACCGTTAAATTgctaatttttttcaacatatacGCTATATAATTTCCGAAGCAGGTAAATTTCCTCTTACACATATGAATTAAGCCACACAATTAATTATCCTATTAAGAAATATATCCaattaaattaagaattttattctaaaattaaaattacgaAATGAAAGTTATATATTTAATCACAAGCCAATGTGCAGTTTCATTTTtacatttgtttttaatttttttttcttaatttttaaaaaactttcaaCTTGTTTGAAATAAGTTTTGGTTGATGCagcatttttttattctaattagtTGAGACATGACATTAATGTAACATTCATTTATAATGCTACGTGGCAATCTCGTTAAGTACTAATCCGACAGGAATTTTGACCAATGAAATTAAAGTATAAAAAGTTTAACACTTAAAAggttaaaatcttaaaattagaGTCgtaggagattttttttttttttttcaaatgcgCCAAACTGAAGactcattataaaaataaaaaactgtcCTGCGTCCAGCACCATGCACGTTCCATCCACTGCCTTGCCTCACCGGTTAGTGGAGCGCATGCAACGAAACAAGGAGTGACGGTAGTGATCCGACCGCCAAGCTTTTTGCTGCTCTGTACCTTCCTTGGGTCTTTGCCATCCCCCGTAGCTCTCCCACCCCTTCCTCTCTGTCCCATGGTCGGCTAGGCATCCATAACCTTTTTATTCGTATTCTAAGATCCAAGTCATTGGAGCTCTACAAAAACTAAAACTCAGAGATAAATTTTGGCTTCCTGATGGGTCCTTCCGGGTTGTCCCGGCCGACCCCACATTATAAGGTTATAAGAGATACTGTCCATTCACAATATAAGGGTGGAGTCTCAGCACGTGTATAACAAAGCACACAGTACTGTACATAATAACCTATTAGGAGAatgatagtaataataataaacaagaaGAAGACGACGATTGGCCACAAATATCTGCATGTGCATGAGGTTATTGCTCTCCTGAATCAGTTGTATCTTCTTTTTCCTCGTTTCTTCGCGGGGAATGGGATGAGGAAGATTGCCAACAAATTTTGATCGACTGCATGATGCAACACGGTAGTAGGTTGCAACCATAACATGATCGCGATCTCTCATAGATACGTATGTATCTACGTACAGAACATCACAAGTATCTGTGTCCAGCAACCGGGACACGTACGGCCCCCGGGCTTTGAAAATTCTTTACCTACCATCACTTATCACTAGAGGTATGCACGCTCGTCATCCGGCCATTTATTCTAGCCAGGAAACTGCAAGCTGATCTCAACAAAACGTACAACATGAAGAACAGATCATATA
This Carya illinoinensis cultivar Pawnee chromosome 11, C.illinoinensisPawnee_v1, whole genome shotgun sequence DNA region includes the following protein-coding sequences:
- the LOC122280782 gene encoding LOW QUALITY PROTEIN: uncharacterized protein LOC122280782 (The sequence of the model RefSeq protein was modified relative to this genomic sequence to represent the inferred CDS: inserted 2 bases in 2 codons; substituted 5 bases at 5 genomic stop codons) is translated as MSSFSLRDSSAAMEEVASKSVELPQQIMISSGLTIKIAPSCKRAGVETGVPCSSNLDLPSPNIKNSMESSPYNSPSLVSPSSSAFVLVLQSPYISPRAMTPKLQENQTPLTLPSPAVSLAGDVYIGFHGQNPNLVRFSKWLKSELELQGIACFVADRAKYSDSQSHEIADHVIXSVTYGVVVVNNSSFLNHLNLEEMRFFAQKKNLIPLFFHMGPAQIMGLLNYNFIDKECKEAMDGLTKCNEFRLEANEGNWRSCVTKTAGVLRTKLGRNGVAEKDGVVEGFDEIPFSRNRFFVGREKELSEVEILLFGCGDCXEQVCSAHAIRGEATGQSEGLADEESDVVMTRGAGRYISLEMGKSKEPILEAWIEPVLGRNSFERCKYKKSKSLGSNVICINGVPGIGKTNLALEFAHMYSQRYKKVLWVGGEARYFGQHMLNLSLNLGLDVTADAENERGHIWSFEEXKFEAFKRIKKELFRDMPHLLIIDNLETEKDWWEGKDLHDLIPRNTGGSHVNITTTLSKVMNFDTVQLPPLPLSDAMVLIRGRREKDYTAGELEFLEKFDEKLGRLSYGLWLIGSLLSELAIGPASLFEAINXVPLNDGSLMSNTEEQYWKKNNFLMKVLQFCFSILHQINGRRNLLSSRMLLASGWFXPTPISASLLAAAAKKMPAMGNRFKKWTKCVALTFGCCAILAPQTCKSEEDSAIILVRLGLARRANKQTGCWIQLHPIMQIFARTKEDLQAAEATIQGVRKTGNPLANSNHLXASAFLVFGFKSKPPLVQLKAIEMVLYVKRTTLPLAIQAFKTFLRCNLALELLKVCTNVLEEAEKSFVSWIQDWCHGSLCWKKKCQGNQRVDEYVWQDMTLLKATLLETRAKLLLRGXHFVGSEDLCRTCISIRMVMLGHNHAQTLAAQETLAKLVRMRSKI